Within Apostichopus japonicus isolate 1M-3 chromosome 23, ASM3797524v1, whole genome shotgun sequence, the genomic segment AGATAAACATTAAGTCCTCCCTTTTCGACTTACACGTTGTAGTAcactccatatatatatatatatatatatatatatatatatatatatatatatatatatatatatatatatatatatatatatatatatatatatattttatcaagGTTCAATTGTTGCGTTtaataaaatttgaaatgtttcttaCCTGACCATCTTTTGAGAGGCTCTCAATTTGATTTGATGAAACGACCATCTTTTAAACAATACATAGATGAGGAGGCCAACGACGAGAGCCGCAAGGAGAACACAGTAAAGAGGAACAATGCTGACCCCGGGATGATATGGGTGGCCAGTGGGGTCTGATGGTGGCGTCAGTGAAATGTCACTTGATGGAGGCGCTGTTGAGAAATTGGAATGGATCTGTATTAGTATGACTGTGGAAACGCTGGCTTAGTGATGTAGGtagtaaaaacatttttttattcagTTTCATGTGTAAACTTGGGATGGCTATTAAAAAGAtaaaattaaatgaattttGTTGATTATAGTATTAAATAGTTGCCATATACCATGAAAATTATCTCAAAGAATGTCGGGGTAACAAAACCGGGAATAGGAAGATTTACTACAATAATTTATAACTATAGCCTTATTAGTTATCGAAATTATACGAAGAGAACACTTTCTCACTGAAAATATGAACCATCACTATTGATAGAACATGGATTTATATCAAGtacaagtaaaacaaatttattttgctttGTGTCATCTAGCAAGCAAATTCGAAACAACATGAGTCATTggaggaaaatgaaaataattcgCATTACATAGTTTAAATAGAAGGCTTTTTGCCTCTAAGTACCTCTCGCCCGGCGTAAGCTAATATGCTGCTACAAATACACAACGTAAGGTATATATTCGGTGCTCTACTTTATCTTGCGGATGCATAATTCAATCAAGAGTCAGACGAAGATTAACATTGATCCGCATATATACATCACCAAAATCAAAATGATAAAGTTTCGACCAAGATTTATGGAGGTAAAAAACATAAACCATGAACGTTTCGCCCAGTGAAAGGTCTTAAATCTAGACTTAACATTTTTAAGTGTTTGTGGTTCTACGTTTATGTGTTATCGTAAAATGTTGGTTTTTCGGGAATAAAATTTACAACGACAAAAAGAATCAAAGCGTGTATATGTAGTAGCTATCTTGAGTGAATTGAACGAGGGTGTTGGCAGGTTGACAgacatataaacaaacagggaggaaagagagacagagagaagagagaggagagagttATGACACATCGTACAGTTGTATCTTTCAAGTTTTGGCATTAATTCTGGAAGGCATAATCAGAGAAAGTATATTTAATCGTAAAATGTCGCGTATGAAATGTACGTAGTGAATGTTAGGGAGTTATTACTTGTTTGTATAACACAGACGCTGATCTAAAGTCAACAACATGATTCTAAAACATTGCAGATGTCACCGAATGTTGTTTTCGTGACGGAGAGTTTCTGGAAGTTGGCGAGCAAGGAACAATGTAACATACGAACCATACTATGTTGTCGAAGTTTATAGTGAGTAAAGTTAGTTAAATCACCGTAAACGAAATTTCAATTCAACAATCTATGCAGCctcattgttttgttgtttctttgttttcaatCGACAAAAGGGAAAGTATTTTAGGATTGACTATTATCGATTTTGAGAAATACACGGTAGACAGGTTTCCTCGCCCAACGCTTAATCATATGATTCTAAATGACATGCAAAGCGCACATTTATTTCCAAACCACCTTTTCATTATTTGACAAGAAACTCGAGTAgtcaaataaatgaattaaattattTGGTGATGATAGTATTGAGAATTGACCAAAATCAACACACAACTTCGTtaatgtaaaaagaaaacaacattttcGAAAACAAAGTTAATTTGTTTACTCACGTGAACAAACAGTATCTGAATACTTTGTGCAGTTTTCTACTATGAATGTTCCTCTCCGACATCTTGTACAAGGTTTACACACGGTTGCCCTGGTAACGACATCTGAATAAGTCTTTAATGGGACACATTCTTCACATATTATATCTTCCAAAAATGTACATGGCTGTATGGTTCCAAAACCTGGCGGACAAACACTGCATTGGCTGCAGACGCCCCCATTCTTTCGAAAAAGTCCCATTTTACACCGGCAACTCGAATCATGTGTTGAATTGCATTTACTAATAGTCACTTGATCTGAATTGCACTCTGTACATGGTCGGCAAGGGTTGTTACCCCACTCATCTGAAAAAGTCCTGTTCTGCCGACAAGGTTTACATTGGATGTTTGTAACACCACAAAGAGAAATAGCCCCCTCTCCAGGGGGACATGCATCACAACAGTCACCGCTGTCTGTATACGTGTTACTTCTACACTGAGGTGCTACTGTCGTCGACCGAACTACCTGTATCATCtgtgatgaaaataatatgaaaaaaagaagataaatcaTGTCTGaaattttttatatcatttgtacaaatatggaaaaatcaTTACAAAGAGACGATTTAATGAGATTTAAAATTTTAGTCATTAAATCATATTCAGCCATCGATAATGATGATAACAAGCAAAGTACATTCTGTGAATAACCGAAATTTACACCAAAAAAAAGATAGTTTAAATGGGAAGGGCAGAGTTTCTGGTATATAACGTGGCCTGGGGCGCGAGAAAATACTCCGATTGCGTCGCATAAAATATATCTAAGACAAAGCGTCTGTGTCACCTTCGCACATTTTCCATTTTCACGAAATGTACCATTATGTATTAGGTACGTTATACCGTTATCCGTGACgtcaaatttaataaatatatagttcGTTTAATATATATGCTAGTTGTGTAAACCGTTATTGCTTTTACATAAACTATATTATACACTTAATCAATCTTGAAACAATATCCCAAAGTAATTTTGGCGTCCGTTAGATTAACACTACATGAGTCAAGAGTTGGGATGGATTTCAATCTGGTGGTAAATTACGCTGCGGCTTAGTAAACACCGCGTGGTTTGTACATGTACTGTCAACTCAATTACAGCGGAGAAGAGAACGTCTGGAGAGATGTGCTAACGTTGAACAACACTCCTTGGATCATGATACCATAAAGCAACCAAATATGACGTACTGGGCACTATGGTCTTTGAGGGAGCGGGCGGGTATTATTAGGTGGGTCGGTGGGTGGGTGTTCTGATCATAATGAGCAGGGGTAAAGTTTCTCCGATTTTTTCGAATGCTTGTTTGTATACATTGTGGTGAAGTTTTTCACAATGCTGACATGTTGCCTCAGACTGTGTAAACTATTACGCTAGATTGCTGGTACCCACTCCTTAATCTCCCCttcccttacccccccccctcaacccgcAAATCCTTTAGCCTTGTATTGCATTCCTATCAGTGGTATGTCGAGTACTTTTCACATGAGAACGTAACCAAACATAAACTGATATGTTAAGTAAATTGTAATAAACTTAATTGATACATTTACTAACTTAATTGTctgatatttatttctttagttTCTTAGTACACACATAAGTCTTTAAGCTCAGCTGGACTACGAAAACAACGTACCGGTACGGTGAACTGGCAGCTTTGTGGTTTGCGTAAACGGCTTGAGTAAGTTTGTCAATTCTGACACAACGGGAGCCGAGGGTGCACAAATTTGTTACAGTTTCTATTTCATCATTGCCGTTAAATCATGTGCTTAGTCTTCAAGCCACGGGGTGTTTAAATTGTGACGACAGACACAGCGTGTCTTTTATATAGTCTTTTGATAACACGGAGAAATCTCGAGGTATTAGAAAACGAACGatgtttgtaaatattaaaCGTTTGGTAAAGGAAAAGGAGAATTCAATGGTCGAGACAGTTGTACAGTAATATTTATAAGTTAATTAGTTAGGTAAAGTCTCCGACACGTTCATTTACCGCATCGTTTGATCTTGTGGTGTGGTCTTAGTTAACGCGGGATAAATCAACGCATAAACTTCTCTCCGATCCACAAAGTAACATTGATTACTGTCTACTAATATTTCACATAAATGTTTATAACATACTTCCTGTCAGAATACTTAAAGGACCACTGGTTAGTGGATTCAATTTCAATACGTAGAACATCCGATTTTTCAgcgactttttttttatcaaaaaacaaattatcGGTACTTTTTATTTGCAAAAGTTCAACAACAACGAGGTATGATCGCTGGCATTACTTACAAATTTTCGATGCATATTATGAAAGAGAAAGTTGCAAACATATTCTGCTAAGCTATTTGCCTGTGTTTATTGACTACTACCAAACAGAAATGTGTAAGCAGGTCATCGAAACTTTTAGATTCGACCGGAAATCGTTAATTTACTTGCTGTGTATCTGGAGTGAGTCAACTCCTTAACTGTACGTATGTGATGTGGATATATGATTGCATCACACACCGATCACTTTGCATTGATACCTGTACTTGAGGTAGTTACAAGTCAACGGccttttgaaacttttcagtGATAGGTGACATTAATGTTCTTAGATTTAAGATTCCCAAAGGTGTCGCTTACAGCTGTTGAGTGAGTCGTGATGTTATTCACCATATGCTTTAATAATGCGTTATTAGAATCCACACTTGGTTGGGGAGAAAAGGTGTTTACTATGGTTTTATCGCATGTACTAGACTTGTCCAAGTCGTAAAACCGGCAAAGGCTATGAAAAAGACGGCAGATGTACGATAAATACCGTGCTCGTTTATTGCAACATAGACAAGATAAGGGTAACATAAACAGACTGAATTTGATTTacttggaattttttttgtaacCTTATTCCATTTCTCATCAGATTTATACCAATTATTTGCTCTGTTTTTAAGCGTTACTTTTTTGGCGAGAGAAATATAACTGGAAACGCAACCGTGAATGAAAATTGTATCTACATCTTGATTAGAACTGATACTTAAAATTATCAGTTATCAATTTATTTATCAGAAAATACCAGAAACACATTGACAACATGGCAGCCCTCCGGCACGACGTTGATATCCTAAATAAATGCAGGCGGAGTTAGATTTTCCTTAGATATCAAGTCCTAGGTTGGTTTGCAAGTTATGTTGTAAAGAAACCTTCCATTTCATATTATGCAGGTATCTCCTTTCTAAAAGGACAATTGGAAACGGGACAAACcatcaattttaatttattttatataggtGAGACAGGCCATGCAATGTTAACATGCAACGTATACACGTGGTCAGTATAATAAGCAAATCAATATACCTTCCATAGGGGCGGattcatgattttaaaacaAGAGGGGTGTTGTCCTGGGGTCGTTGCATCCGATTCCAATGTAGGAAAGTTTAGGGCTCGTAGCCCAGAAAAGTAATGAGACGTCAAATTGTGCATTTTAAGGCATATTTTGACTATAAATTTTTCAATCAAGAAATGGGGTACACATCCCAAACACACCCTAGGTCCGCGCCTGCCTTCCTGTGATACAAATATAAGCCTATGCTGTTTTTCAGTTTCATCCAGATATACATTTCCCTCTGGACTCGTATACTATACTAACTGCATGGCAACCTTAACAATTTAGTTACATGGTTTGAAATACAATATGTCGCAATGCGCATGCGTGATTCATATTTGATATGAGTTGGCTCACGCAGCTCTATTGGTCATCAATATATACTTTTATGAAGCCTCTCCATATGGCTGATGGAAACATCTCATAATAAAAGTCACTTCAGGATTTCTGGGAGCAGAAAAATACAACTATAATTGGAAATCAAGATGTTTTATAGAGATGGTATAACCAAGGGAAAATAAAATGAGGTACTGAATACCGAAATACCACGTAACGGATTCTTTGACTGAGATCCTGCATGTTGTGGGTGACGTTGATGTGAATATCTAATATAAGTAGATGGAAAACAGATTGGAGTTTTCGTGAAACTAAAATATATCGAGCCAGTGATGACGGGTAATATTACATGGTGACTTAGAAGGTCATATACGACTAAGAGACAAACCAGGCCAGTGTGTATATTTTACAAATCAGCCATGGCGGGCGGACTGAGGGATAAATCCGTCTCAGTGATAAAGGAGGCGGCAATGGTGCCTCTAACTCACAGGCCCAGTTGAGTACCGATTCCGACCCGTGTGCAGGCAGGCTAATCCGCCCCTATAGTATACAAGGAAACTGAATGTTGGTCCACAAACCATCGTACAAACTGCAGGACGTATGCACCAATGGGAAATGGTATAGGTTAGCCAAAAGCGAGTGGCGGAGCGTTACTCGAGAAGATTGGAAAAGTATATCGGCGGAACGGACGGAACTATATACAAAATCACGACCGACGAGATTCTTGGCGAAGGAAATAGTGAGAcaaattaacatatttaatgAAGGATATGATACCTGATCGGTCCagtcacccctccccctaccttCCTCTTCCCCTACCCCTTCTCTCAAAACAAGTTATCCTAATTAAGGAATGATCCGTGTAAAGTAATTCGTGTTTTTTGGAGAAAGTGATATGAAATcttgaataactaatactttTGACGAGAGTATAGTCTATAGCCCTATTAGAAGTCGATATAGCAAATACATACAATTTCTCATGTCTTTCGTTTAAGAAACTTCCAAAAACatttcagttttgaaaaaaagagagagagatacgATTCATTTGGTTATGAATAAGCCGGTCATTCAAGTTGATttcgtatggaacgccaaagtACCATCCAGTgatatataataatgatatttattATTGAACTACATCATAAGTATACCGAAACATTAAAATGTGGTCatttattgaaataatattcttatAAAATAGTATATGGATATGTATGATCTGTAGGTGATTCATATGCATAAAACACATCGGTTTAGTTAATAAGTGCAAACTTTTTAACGTATACTCATTCATTTTACCCTTTCACATTATTGCTCATTGTGGTAACATGTATCATAATCCTGAAATGTcatttcgcgttccatactaaCCATTTGTCAGGTTTTCAAGAGCACGCCATCATACTGTTTGGTGGCGGCGAAACAAAATTTAATTAGCTAACTAGCACTTCAAAGAAAACCCGACAATCGCTAAATAAAATCCTGTTAGCCAAATCAAAGGAAAGCAAAATGAAGCCAGGCACATTTGCCTGTAGGCAATGATATTATGTTAGAAGAATAGTTGATATGAATTTAACCAAAATTTAGTAGCCAAACTGTCTGACTGTCGTTGCGAAAGAATTCAAAGTGAATTGGTTACCTAACGTCACTTAAATACAAGTATAAATCAAAACCGCTCTTGAAGGGTAAACGAACACGCAATTCTCCCtgacccaccaccccccccccccccccctcgcagGCTTGCAGAAAATTGAAACAGTCGCGACTCATTATGCCACAAAGCGTCTGACTCATAGAATGAGAGGACCACTGGCAACAAGGCTGCCAGCTACGAGACGTTTGGTTACTACAAATTAAGTTGGTTAGTGCCGGAATATCTATTATATACCGACGGGCCAAGTGACCAGGGTATAGAGGGGCCTCAAAGTCAAGGGACCTCATGGAACATGTAGTTTGACGCTCTTAAATGCCACAGAAAAGTTCATATGAGTCTCTCTTCAGTTAAAATCAATTTTATATAAAGAGAAAGGGTCTGATGTCtcgatcctagtaggatctACGTCCAAGCAGAAATGCATCTAATATCGATAATTACATCATAAATTTAGAGACAGAACAAAGGATAGTGAGACGAATAGAAAAAGGAATATGAGAAGGTTGAGGAGTTGTAACAATGGAAAGTTAATTAGTCTCGATTACCATATAACTCCCATTGATCAATTTagccaatttaacattttgcaatgtaatggggagtggagggggggggggggagggggtcattCACCTATGACGTGATTTGCATATCAGCAATATAATGCAATATGTATACTTGTATATGCGCTCATAAAGAAGTTTGCAATTTGAAATTTTGCGTAAATTTGATCAATTGCTGACTTTTCTTATTTGATTAAGTGTACAAAGTTGGTTTCAAAATGATGAGTTACATTCACCGTAAAACTTTGCTGCAATTATCAAAATGATAAGATTTAGCAAGATCCTTTTAAGAAAGATTGTTCAAATGTTTGCTTTATGTTAATTGAACTATTCGTCACTGTTGAATGTTGAAATACCGTATTATAAGTAATCGGTCCATCAGCTTTCAATTAAATGACAGGTTGATTATGTAATAAATGAGAGgaatttatcaatttaatacaacTTGTAACATTATTCAATTATCATTTAATAATTCTGAAGAATATTCCTAATTtattaaaggaataacatttcGACGGTATACTTAGAGTTTTCGTTTCTGCGATATCATTCACtacttttatttaaatattatacgTATTTATGTAATCACGGGTCACGTGACAAATCTTTGAATCCCCAGCTAACCGATATCTGTCGGCAATGCTCATACGCAATTTCCCTCCGCAAAATTTAATTATTGAGTCATGTTTTTGTCTTAGCCGACCAATTTTGCAAAGAGAAAATAattcgttttcttttcttgtttttctccCTTTAGCATCGGATCGCGAATAAAACACATTCCTTTGAAAGGCAACCATTTGATATGTCTGTCCGTTCTCCCTAAGCACAcgtcaatttaatttaattccgACCCACTGTCGACCCTGTCCTAGATAAGTCTATGATAAACCGGTCAAGAAATGTATCCTAAATTCTAACCATTTTACAGCATGGCAACTTTCGTCACTTGGAATTGTTTACTGAATGAACTCTGGATACATTGATACGTGATacctttgtttttctctctcattaTGGATAATAAAGTGGTTGTTTTGGGTAACATTGCCAAGTACATTCAAAACAAACGAATAGCCTAGGGAATGTCTATTAGGCCTAGTACATCGTCATCTAGCGGCTTAATCCGATGCAATCAACCAAGGTCTGacgagagagagaggggtggggggggggggcgacatAAGGAGCTGAACTCAATTATATAGGTGGCCAGAGAAATATGGGATAAAAACAATGTATTCTCTTTTTCATATTATACTCATATTTTATAGGTGGAGGCTGTATATTTGCCGACACACATCAGCGAAGTTTAAACATGACAATGAAGTATATCACTTGATTACATACAAACGGTTACAAATGATTACACACAAACGGTATGAAAGCcgaaaatatttacaattttgaaataCCACGTTCTAAAGCAGGGAATCTTTATCGGCGGTCCGCGGGCCAAATACGACCCTAGAAAGTTTCAATCCGGCCCGCTAAATAAAAAGCGACCCACAATCTTACACTTATCGGGTTCAAGGGCCCTTATGGCTTACAGGCTATCACCCCCACTGGTCTGTCCTACAATGTGCTCAATTTAGTTGTATAAAGAGTTTGCCACTGCTTGACCATTGCTCCAACACCGATGTTTCTCCCTGGCCCGTTCTTAAGCATATACACACTACAATGACACGTGAATGTAGTATCAAACTTGCGGATGTTTGTTCTGATGAAGCGTATGTAACATGCAGGCTTGTTTCTCTCTTCCAATCAATTGCGTTTGGGAAGAGAGATATGATGGGTTATTTAACATAACAGTCCCACAAAATCTCTCCCACCCTTCCCTTTCCTTCTATCAAATTTCTTATAATAATATATCCTTCTTGTACTTTGCAATTTATAATGCACGGTGTAGCCCTTATACGGTAAGGcgatatataaaatacaatcaaTGAAATCGAACACgatgtgcgtgtgtatgtgtggaaTTGTTGTTTGCTTGACTAAAGCATTGTTAGAAGTATATGATGAAGACATAACTCACATCCCAACCATTCCACACACGTCTCATAATGTCcatattaaattttaaattaatactTAATATTCTGTAGCGTATTACTCACAGttaattaatttatgttttTACTTGCTTGTTTATtacgtttttatttttattttttatattttttctcattcttctttttctgtcttttttttaaaGCGAATTATTAGTACAGTGAAACACGTCACTATATGATGTTGGTAACGATTGCACTTATATACATTAAATCTCTTTACACATTGTCGGTACAAGATCAAATACAACTGGCGGCAAACTTCAAAGGAATTAACATCACTCCATACAATGagctttacaaataaaattgaatGGATTGATTTACAATCAAATAAATTGTGATTGTGAAGAATAAATTTACAAGGCTTAAAAGatttcggttttttttttttttttttttggcggatGAAGAACGTGACTTAAGTGAAACGAATACAGTTGGTATATTGAAACTGACGTATTTATTAATGTGCGAAATCGACGAGATCTTGGCAAAATTACTCTATTTTAATCTAAGTGAGTAATATTTTATTGACTTGTCTCTATCAGACAATTATGGGAACATGaattatacatgtattaatgaTGTCTGATCATGTGACTGTGGACACCGTATTGCACCTGCATGTAATAGGCTAAACTTGTTTAAAAAAGCAAGAAAGAGATAATTAACGTTGGAACAAACATTTCAAGAAGTGGctatgtatataaataatttttcaaatgatttttcatttttctatcATATTATTTCTAGCTATATTTAAGATC encodes:
- the LOC139965003 gene encoding tumor necrosis factor receptor superfamily member 16-like isoform X2; translation: MDCFCVFPCKVICLLTILLELQQVVRSTTVAPQCRSNTYTDSGDCCDACPPGEGAISLCGVTNIQCKPCRQNRTFSDEWGNNPCRPCTECNSDQVTISKCNSTHDSSCRCKMGLFRKNGGVCSQCSVCPPGFGTIQPCTFLEDIICEECVPLKTYSDVVTRATVCKPCTRCRRGTFIVENCTKYSDTVCSPPPSSDISLTPPSDPTGHPYHPGVSIVPLYCVLLAALVVGLLIYVLFKRWSFHQIKLRASQKMVRSNTSSTDIEKNPENLNGSQVLTATTYTGPSSYVVATVSPSTDVSPTTLYKELHSDKKVELEEKLMISRKDGRDWRALCTQLNFTNMDKEDFSKSKDGHLNPVHQMFHKWQSRDGTMATVNALNEALMSIQRKDLANLILTNNGNL
- the LOC139965003 gene encoding tumor necrosis factor receptor superfamily member 16-like isoform X1 translates to MDCFCVFPCKVICLLTILLELQQMIQVVRSTTVAPQCRSNTYTDSGDCCDACPPGEGAISLCGVTNIQCKPCRQNRTFSDEWGNNPCRPCTECNSDQVTISKCNSTHDSSCRCKMGLFRKNGGVCSQCSVCPPGFGTIQPCTFLEDIICEECVPLKTYSDVVTRATVCKPCTRCRRGTFIVENCTKYSDTVCSPPPSSDISLTPPSDPTGHPYHPGVSIVPLYCVLLAALVVGLLIYVLFKRWSFHQIKLRASQKMVRSNTSSTDIEKNPENLNGSQVLTATTYTGPSSYVVATVSPSTDVSPTTLYKELHSDKKVELEEKLMISRKDGRDWRALCTQLNFTNMDKEDFSKSKDGHLNPVHQMFHKWQSRDGTMATVNALNEALMSIQRKDLANLILTNNGNL